In Stegostoma tigrinum isolate sSteTig4 chromosome 12, sSteTig4.hap1, whole genome shotgun sequence, the following proteins share a genomic window:
- the trim13 gene encoding tripartite motif-containing 13 isoform X2 produces MGISNLQVNYSLRGIIEKYNRIRIIPKVPICKKHSGQPLNIFCSTDLQLICGFCATMGDHEGHSFCAIKDAYKEEREAFDGLFQGLETWCSADVQSCLEKLESDKKKSLQLISKDAKKVIEYFTKLQHTLEQKKNEILSDFETMKLVVMQAYDPEINKLKMILEEQKRAFALAETFKNESDPVLFLQQMQEFRNKMKIVRETPYSCSDGEVHPVMKNFNTSHWDRVRLKDVDKVTLPTETCTFRFKTPTKKSGRVLAVSVVFLLLFIMAFCHCEVIQSLETLKSQMTTLTDLLYHSEIIDTFSFGRKSTIAELWQYVAEFLQI; encoded by the coding sequence ATGGGAATTAGCAATTTGCAAGTGAATTATTCACTGAGGGGAATAATAGAGAAGTACAACAGAATTCGGATCATACCTAAAGTTCCAATCTGCAAGAAGCATAGTGGACAACCACTGAATATCTTTTGCTCAACAGACCTTCAATTAATCTGTGGATTTTGTGCTACCATGGGAGATCATGAAGGACATTCCTTCTGTGCTATCAAGGATGCCTACAAAGAGGAGAGAGAAGCTTTTGATGGACTTTTCCAAGGCTTAGAAACCTGGTGTTCTGCTGATGTTCAGTCATGTCTTGAGAAATTAGAAAGTGACAAGAAAAAGTCCCTGCAGTTAATAAGCAAGGATGCAAAAAAGGTGATAGAATATTTTACTAAGTTGCAGCATACACTAGAACAGAAAAAGAATGAGATTCTTTCCGATTTTGAAACCATGAAGCTGGTGGTAATGCAGGCCTATGAtccagaaataaataaattgaagATGATTCTGGAAGAACAGAAAAGGGCTTTTGCCTTGGCAGAGACATTTAAGAATGAGTCTGATCCAGTCTTATTTCTACAACAGATGCAAGAGTTTCGCAATAAAATGAAAATTGTAAGGGAAACCCCATATTCCTGCTCTGATGGAGAGGTGCATCCTGTAATGAAAAATTTCAATACCAGCCATTGGGATAGGGTGAGGCTGAAAGATGTTGATAAAGTTACTCTACCTACAGAAACTTGCACCTTCAGATTTAAAACTCCCACCAAAAAGTCAGGTAGAGTCCTTGCAGtttctgttgttttcctcctACTTTTTATCATGGCATTCTGTCATTGTGAGGTAATACAGAGCTTGGAGACTTTGAAAAGTCAGATGACCACACTCACTGACTTGTTGTATCATAGTGAGATTATAGATACATTTTCATTTGGGCGTAAAAGCACTATCGCAGAGCTGTGGCAGTACGTAGCAGAATTTCTGCAAATATAA
- the trim13 gene encoding tripartite motif-containing 13 isoform X1: MELFEEELTCPICCCLFEDPRVLPCSHNFCKRCLEGILEGNGRGLQCKVPFKCPTCRKESPAMGISNLQVNYSLRGIIEKYNRIRIIPKVPICKKHSGQPLNIFCSTDLQLICGFCATMGDHEGHSFCAIKDAYKEEREAFDGLFQGLETWCSADVQSCLEKLESDKKKSLQLISKDAKKVIEYFTKLQHTLEQKKNEILSDFETMKLVVMQAYDPEINKLKMILEEQKRAFALAETFKNESDPVLFLQQMQEFRNKMKIVRETPYSCSDGEVHPVMKNFNTSHWDRVRLKDVDKVTLPTETCTFRFKTPTKKSGRVLAVSVVFLLLFIMAFCHCEVIQSLETLKSQMTTLTDLLYHSEIIDTFSFGRKSTIAELWQYVAEFLQI; encoded by the coding sequence ATGGAATTGTTTGAAGAAGAATTGACCTGTCCCATCTGTTGTTGTTTATTTGAAGATCCACGGGTTCTCCCTTGTTCTCACAATTTCTGCAAGCGATGTTTAGAAGGCATCTTGGAAGGAAATGGGAGAGGTCTGCAATGCAAAGTCCCTTTCAAATGTCCAACCTGTCGCAAAGAAAGCCCTGCCATGGGAATTAGCAATTTGCAAGTGAATTATTCACTGAGGGGAATAATAGAGAAGTACAACAGAATTCGGATCATACCTAAAGTTCCAATCTGCAAGAAGCATAGTGGACAACCACTGAATATCTTTTGCTCAACAGACCTTCAATTAATCTGTGGATTTTGTGCTACCATGGGAGATCATGAAGGACATTCCTTCTGTGCTATCAAGGATGCCTACAAAGAGGAGAGAGAAGCTTTTGATGGACTTTTCCAAGGCTTAGAAACCTGGTGTTCTGCTGATGTTCAGTCATGTCTTGAGAAATTAGAAAGTGACAAGAAAAAGTCCCTGCAGTTAATAAGCAAGGATGCAAAAAAGGTGATAGAATATTTTACTAAGTTGCAGCATACACTAGAACAGAAAAAGAATGAGATTCTTTCCGATTTTGAAACCATGAAGCTGGTGGTAATGCAGGCCTATGAtccagaaataaataaattgaagATGATTCTGGAAGAACAGAAAAGGGCTTTTGCCTTGGCAGAGACATTTAAGAATGAGTCTGATCCAGTCTTATTTCTACAACAGATGCAAGAGTTTCGCAATAAAATGAAAATTGTAAGGGAAACCCCATATTCCTGCTCTGATGGAGAGGTGCATCCTGTAATGAAAAATTTCAATACCAGCCATTGGGATAGGGTGAGGCTGAAAGATGTTGATAAAGTTACTCTACCTACAGAAACTTGCACCTTCAGATTTAAAACTCCCACCAAAAAGTCAGGTAGAGTCCTTGCAGtttctgttgttttcctcctACTTTTTATCATGGCATTCTGTCATTGTGAGGTAATACAGAGCTTGGAGACTTTGAAAAGTCAGATGACCACACTCACTGACTTGTTGTATCATAGTGAGATTATAGATACATTTTCATTTGGGCGTAAAAGCACTATCGCAGAGCTGTGGCAGTACGTAGCAGAATTTCTGCAAATATAA